CAGCGGCAGCCAGAAATAACTGTTGAGTAACAACGCCGCCGAAGAATTCTGTCGTCGTTCCGTCAACGCCAGACTGATTTCGCCGGCAATCTGCAGCAAGGTAACCAGTCCCAGAATTATCAACGATGCAAACGAGCCAGACACCATGAAAGCCCCGGCAGGCAATCGGGAATGAAAGGGCGAAAGCAGGATCGCCAGTTGAGGAATAATACCGATCGACAGCAGACAACAGCAGAGCGAAAAAAACAGCAGTCCACGCTGTGCCGACTTTTGCAGGTGACGCTGTCCCCAGGCAATACGCCGCATTGAATCGAACAGACGCGTTTTCAGATTCCGTGGTTCGTCCGTAAAAGCGGATTCTGCCAGGATGAGTGAAGCGAATAGCAACACAGCCAACAGTATCAACGACATCGCGATCAGCATCAGGACAGCTCCTCTGTCTCTGGGGGCCGCTCCGTTAATCCGGCATCGTTGAGGTTAACCGCAGGAAAATCAGGCAGCGGTGAGTCGATGGTTTCCACAGTCGGCTTAGGAAACGACAACATGCCCGAGCAGACTGCCATACCCCAGATCAAAACCAGTGCCCCCACCAGAGTGCCTGTCACAGGATGACGCCAGGACGCTGTTTGCATGCTGATCCCCAGCACCAATAACAGCGTTGGCACGACAATCAACGCCGCCGTGAAATTCCAGTGCAGTTTGCGTGCTGCATCAGGAATCGAGTCCACGACATTCGTCTCTTCAGGTTGATGGGACGTCGATTCTGGTTCAGAGTCAGTCCGAAAGCCGACTTTGATCGCAAACCACACCAACAGTGAGCAGCAGACAGCGGTCAGAAGATAAATCAGAAAGGCAAACCATTCCATGGCGGACTTTCAAGGGAGTGATTGTGTATAATGTCATGTCAGGGTTGGCATACTGCATCAGAGCAAATTTTAAGTGAATTCGCTTCTGCTGCGAAGTGACTGCATGCCTGCAAATCTTTCAATTGAGGAAAAGTAATGGCCGCTGATGCTTTACAGGATTCCATTCCGATAGAAAAATTACGAAATCTGGGACCGAAGAGCGCTCACTGGCTGCAACAGGTCGGAATTCGGACCTGTGGTGATCTCAAGCAGACTGGTGCCGTTGCCGCGTATCTGCTGGTGAAGCAGCAACAGACGCGGTGCAGTCTGAATTTGCTCTATGCTTTACAGGGAGCACTGACCGGTGTTCACTGGAATCAACTGACTGAGAAAACCAGACAACAGCTCAGGGCAGAAGCCCGTAGTGAGTAGAAACAAAAGACGATGTCCCCAGAACCCCGCACGCTGATTTTTGTCTATGGAACCTTAAAACGCGGCTTCTGCCGTTCCCATCATCTGGCAGATCAGATCTTTCTCGAAGCAGCACACACGATTCCCGGCTACACGATGTACGATTGCGGCGAGTATCCAGGTCTTGTGATTGATCCCGCAGATGGAGTCAGCATACAGGGAGAATTGTGGAGCGTCGACGGAGCGGGTATCGCGCGTCTCGATGAAGTCGAAGGCGTTTCCGAAAACTGGTTTTCGCGCCAGAAAATCGAACTGCAGCATCCTGCCGTTTCGAAAACGGTACACGCCTATTACTTTGCAGGCGACGTCACACGTTTGCCCGTTTACGGCGACAATTGGATCAAAGAAACATAAAACTCAGATTGAGAGGGTTGTTATTGCAGATCCAGTTTCCAAAAATAAGTCATCATTCATTCATGAACAACGTCGATCCCGCAGGCCAGCTGGAAGTAGCATATGGCGAGAGAGAATGCGAGCAATTTCAAAATACCGGAACGAAGCAAGCCATTGTAGGGGCTGGTCTATGTGCCAGCCCGCCGAACGACGTGCAATCCTAAAATACTCTTGGAATGGAACCGGAAATAAACGAAGTTCCTTAACTTACAAAATCAGATCGAACCCGCATCGAAAGAGGGAGCAAGCCATGTCTGCACAAACTGCCGCCAGAAGAAGCCTGTCGTACGCGTCCCTGCAGGAAATTATCGACGACGCCACGCGACTGACCGAAGCAGACGCACCCACAACTGGTGGCTGGTCTAAAGGGCAGATCTTCGAACATCTGGCCCGCTTGATGGATCGTTCGCTCGATGGCTTTGATTTCGGTGTGGCCTGGCCCATTCGTCTGATTGGCAAATATTACTTCAAGCAGCGCATCTTCAAGCACGGCATGGACCCCGGCTTTCAATTGAAGGGAGACTCTAAAAAAGCACTTGGCCCGGATCTGGTCGAAGATCAGGCCGGTCTGGAGCATTTGAAAAATGTGGTCCACCGTCTGGAAACAGAAAGTCAGCGCTGCGCCAGCCCTGTATTCGGCGAATTAACCTGCGACGAATGGAACCTGCTGCATCGCCGACACGCTGAACTGCACATGAGTTTCATTGCCGAACCGGAAACACCTTGATCGAAAAGACATCTCCGATTGGGAATGCCTGTCAGTAGTCGAACGAATCAAACCTTCCTATAATGCCGCTCTGAATGTCAGAGCTGATTGTTCCGAGATCAACAGGAAAAAGGTGTGAGATGTCAGACACAGAGGCAGTCAAAGTAGTCATCGTCGGTGGAGTCGCTGGCGGCGCAAGTGCGGCAGCACGGGCACGACGCTGTCATGAAGCAGCCGAGATCATTCTGTTCGAGAAAGATGAATACGTTTCGTTTGCCAACTGTGGTCTGCCCTATTATATCGGCGAGGAAATTGCCGAACGCAACAAGCTGCTCGTCGCGACCCCTGAACTCTTCAAAAATCGCTTCAACATTGATGTCCGCACCCGACATCTGGTGCAGTCGATCAATCAGGAACAGAAAACGGTTTCGGTTCTCAATCAGGAAACCGGCGCGCGATCAGAAGAAACCTGGGATCGCCTGATTCTCTCGATGGGCGCTGCACCGCTGGTCCCCCCGCTGTC
This window of the Gimesia fumaroli genome carries:
- a CDS encoding TfoX/Sxy family protein; this translates as MAADALQDSIPIEKLRNLGPKSAHWLQQVGIRTCGDLKQTGAVAAYLLVKQQQTRCSLNLLYALQGALTGVHWNQLTEKTRQQLRAEARSE
- a CDS encoding gamma-glutamylcyclotransferase family protein, whose amino-acid sequence is MSPEPRTLIFVYGTLKRGFCRSHHLADQIFLEAAHTIPGYTMYDCGEYPGLVIDPADGVSIQGELWSVDGAGIARLDEVEGVSENWFSRQKIELQHPAVSKTVHAYYFAGDVTRLPVYGDNWIKET
- a CDS encoding DUF1569 domain-containing protein, with amino-acid sequence MSAQTAARRSLSYASLQEIIDDATRLTEADAPTTGGWSKGQIFEHLARLMDRSLDGFDFGVAWPIRLIGKYYFKQRIFKHGMDPGFQLKGDSKKALGPDLVEDQAGLEHLKNVVHRLETESQRCASPVFGELTCDEWNLLHRRHAELHMSFIAEPETP